In the Paenibacillus sp. FSL H7-0357 genome, one interval contains:
- a CDS encoding M15 family metallopeptidase has translation MSKTAKIVILFVVVIAIGWGIGKYTSAPSASEEEGTVVSDGSALQGQPDASAEPSPVASVNPDEQDQETSGNNTGAEGSPAATADPEENDSGDTATNPTSVVTNKPGTPDSGNNVAELTAAEPESMSVMVNKQYKLPDKYKPSDLVYPNVRFLFSEKIEKRMMRRTAAGALEEMFAGAKKDGIQLAGVSAYRSEKTQTRLFNNYVDRDGEEKARTYSAVPGHSEHQTGLAIDISGSDGKCAAESCFAGTPEADWLASHAAEYGFIIRYPEGKQSITGYKYEPWHVRYVGKEIAASIAEKGITLEEYFDAVPVSN, from the coding sequence ATGTCCAAGACCGCCAAAATAGTTATTTTGTTCGTTGTCGTGATTGCGATCGGTTGGGGAATCGGGAAATATACGTCGGCTCCATCCGCTTCAGAGGAAGAAGGAACAGTAGTAAGCGACGGCAGTGCCCTTCAGGGTCAGCCGGATGCAAGTGCAGAACCTTCGCCAGTTGCCAGTGTAAACCCGGACGAGCAGGACCAGGAGACTTCTGGAAACAACACGGGAGCCGAAGGGTCTCCGGCTGCTACGGCTGATCCGGAAGAGAACGATAGCGGGGATACGGCTACCAATCCAACTTCTGTTGTTACAAATAAGCCGGGCACGCCGGACTCAGGCAATAATGTAGCCGAACTGACTGCCGCAGAGCCCGAAAGCATGTCAGTCATGGTCAACAAGCAGTACAAGCTGCCGGATAAGTATAAGCCTTCGGATCTGGTATATCCGAATGTGCGGTTCCTCTTCTCGGAGAAGATTGAGAAGCGGATGATGCGCCGCACTGCAGCTGGTGCGCTTGAGGAAATGTTCGCAGGGGCGAAGAAGGACGGCATACAGCTGGCCGGTGTTTCGGCCTACCGTTCCGAGAAAACCCAGACCAGGCTATTTAACAACTATGTAGACAGAGACGGGGAAGAGAAAGCCCGCACCTACAGCGCAGTTCCCGGCCATAGTGAGCATCAGACGGGCCTGGCGATTGACATTTCCGGCAGTGACGGCAAATGCGCCGCCGAGAGCTGCTTTGCGGGTACGCCTGAAGCTGATTGGCTCGCTAGCCATGCTGCGGAGTACGGATTCATTATCCGTTATCCGGAAGGTAAGCAGTCGATTACCGGTTATAAGTACGAGCCTTGGCATGTCCGCTATGTAGGCAAGGAGATTGCCGCCTCCATTGCAGAGAAAGGTATTACGTTGGAAGAGTACTTTGATGCTGTTCCCGTATCGAATTAA
- a CDS encoding DEAD/DEAH box helicase — protein MPGFKELGVSELLNDLLKGQGIVKPTPVQEEAIPPVVQGLDVIARAKTGTGKTLAFLLPIMDKIRVEAAYPQALVLAPTRELALQITEEARKLARHTGVKILAVYGGQDVEKQLRKLEGGRHLIIGTPGRLLDHLRRETLDLGGVKMLVLDEADQMLHMGFLEDVETIITAVPYRRQTMLFSATMPDPIKRLAANYMKEPLDIVIKSGSPIPLDNIRQQVVECSDRNKEEALQALIERDRPYLAIIFCRTKRRVSKLNEALQAAGYDCDELHGDLSQGKREAVMKRFRDAKLQLLVATDVAARGLDVEGITHVFNYDLPLDADSYIHRIGRTGRAGGKGLAITFSSPRERAGLELIEHGISQRLDRRRYEKDEFGVGEFTSVQGGGSPRGGRQNAAPEAARAGRGGRGQGRSGGAPRAEAGARPGGRGRGGNKEAGSWGAPAEKTSRSAAAGGKRSAYEAAAPRGGDSAGKSAAKPRPGGGYGAFDPRSASPAAAYGAGGNAAGGRGGSRTAAPSKGGPSSGYSSNVTRGMEAGGFSYGASKGAGSGSGYNPGGAQASPKHRANVARSSEAGGYNAAAPKGARGGSKGGKGGYSSGGRNSGGGGGATRGGRGKSSGGGSRGGRGSSR, from the coding sequence TTGCCGGGTTTTAAGGAATTAGGAGTTTCTGAATTATTGAATGATTTGCTCAAAGGACAAGGCATTGTAAAACCAACGCCGGTGCAGGAGGAAGCCATTCCGCCGGTGGTGCAGGGTCTGGATGTTATCGCCAGAGCGAAGACGGGAACGGGAAAGACGCTCGCTTTCCTGCTGCCGATTATGGACAAAATCCGGGTGGAGGCGGCTTATCCGCAGGCGCTGGTCCTCGCGCCGACGCGTGAGCTGGCCCTGCAAATTACGGAAGAGGCACGCAAGCTGGCACGGCATACGGGTGTGAAGATTCTGGCTGTCTACGGAGGCCAGGATGTAGAGAAGCAGCTTCGCAAGCTGGAGGGCGGAAGACATCTCATTATCGGAACCCCGGGCAGACTGCTTGACCACCTGCGGCGGGAAACGCTGGATCTTGGGGGCGTGAAGATGCTCGTCCTGGATGAAGCGGACCAGATGCTGCATATGGGCTTCCTGGAGGATGTGGAGACGATTATTACGGCTGTTCCTTACCGCCGTCAGACGATGCTCTTCTCCGCCACAATGCCGGATCCGATTAAACGTCTTGCCGCCAACTACATGAAGGAACCGCTGGACATCGTGATCAAGAGCGGCTCGCCGATTCCGCTGGACAATATCCGCCAGCAGGTCGTAGAGTGCTCCGACCGCAACAAAGAAGAAGCGCTGCAGGCGCTGATCGAACGCGACCGTCCGTATTTGGCGATTATCTTCTGCCGGACCAAACGGCGGGTATCGAAGCTGAACGAAGCGCTGCAGGCAGCAGGTTATGACTGCGACGAGCTGCACGGCGATTTGTCCCAGGGCAAACGCGAAGCGGTGATGAAGCGGTTCCGCGATGCAAAGCTGCAGCTGCTGGTAGCTACGGATGTTGCCGCGCGAGGTCTGGACGTTGAAGGGATTACCCATGTCTTCAACTACGATCTGCCGCTGGATGCGGACAGCTACATTCACCGGATCGGCCGGACCGGACGCGCCGGAGGCAAAGGCCTCGCGATCACTTTCTCCTCGCCGCGCGAACGCGCCGGGCTCGAGCTGATCGAGCACGGCATTTCCCAGCGGCTGGACCGTCGCCGCTACGAGAAGGATGAATTCGGCGTAGGCGAATTCACCTCCGTGCAAGGCGGCGGCTCCCCGCGCGGCGGACGCCAGAACGCAGCGCCTGAAGCGGCGCGTGCCGGCCGCGGCGGGCGCGGGCAAGGGCGCAGCGGCGGAGCACCGCGCGCCGAAGCCGGAGCACGGCCGGGCGGCCGCGGCCGCGGCGGCAACAAGGAAGCAGGCAGCTGGGGCGCGCCTGCCGAGAAGACCAGCCGCAGTGCAGCGGCTGGAGGCAAGCGCAGCGCCTATGAGGCGGCAGCGCCCAGAGGCGGCGATTCCGCCGGCAAGAGCGCGGCGAAGCCAAGACCGGGCGGCGGCTACGGTGCCTTTGACCCTAGAAGCGCCAGCCCGGCTGCAGCTTACGGGGCAGGCGGCAATGCCGCCGGCGGGCGTGGCGGCAGCAGAACGGCCGCCCCATCCAAAGGCGGCCCGAGCAGCGGCTACAGCTCCAACGTCACCAGAGGAATGGAAGCTGGCGGCTTCAGCTATGGCGCTTCCAAAGGCGCAGGCTCCGGAAGCGGCTATAATCCGGGCGGTGCGCAAGCCAGCCCTAAACACAGAGCCAATGTAGCCCGCAGCAGTGAAGCAGGCGGCTACAATGCGGCAGCTCCCAAAGGTGCGCGCGGTGGCTCCAAGGGCGGCAAAGGCGGGTACAGCTCCGGCGGACGGAACAGCGGCGGCGGTGGCGGTGCAACGCGCGGCGGGCGTGGCAAGAGCTCCGGCGGCGGTTCCCGCGGCGGACGCGGCTCATCCAGATAA
- a CDS encoding ABC1 kinase family protein, translated as MAVRIRHAGRYRTIAMALMRHGFGYMVEELGLYHILSLPRRMLTQETHASLTLGERIRQVLEDLGPTFVKLGQLASTRSDLLPDSIIQELVKLQDSVPPFSAETARNIVEQELDQHLDETFEYFENTPLAAASIGQVHRAVLHGGKQVAVKIQRPGVMRTMTRDLEILQDLSALAERRLDWAKQYGLIRMVEEFSRALLAELDYGQEGRNAERIASQQTAHDKVYVPAIYWDYSSARVLTMEYVEGITLNHRDELLERGVKLKTVAQQLVEMMLDQIFIHGFFHADPHPGNVMLLDNNKLALIDFGMVGRLSEEMKDSLSALVIALMRRNTDSMVRAILRLGVIPEEADRAALHDDMDRLRESYYDIPFHQISIGKALNDLFGIARKHRLVIPPDLAMLGKTMLTLEGVVANLDPSFSIVQMAEPFGRQLVKQRFSGSRMRRKLIGGVADLAESLVELPSQARQLSALISRGKLKVEVGLPELKNLEHKFSRVGNRLSFSIVLLAFSIIMAGLIIGSSLRGEPSLLWDFPTVEIGSVIALLMILWLLFSIFKSGRF; from the coding sequence ATGGCTGTACGCATCAGACATGCCGGACGGTACCGGACCATTGCCATGGCGCTTATGCGCCATGGCTTCGGTTATATGGTGGAGGAACTGGGTCTCTACCATATTCTTTCCCTTCCGCGCCGGATGTTAACACAGGAGACTCACGCAAGCCTTACACTCGGGGAACGGATTCGCCAGGTACTGGAGGATTTGGGGCCAACCTTTGTCAAATTGGGCCAGCTGGCCAGTACCCGTTCCGATTTGCTGCCTGATTCAATCATTCAGGAACTGGTGAAGCTGCAGGACAGTGTGCCGCCATTCTCAGCGGAAACTGCACGCAATATTGTCGAGCAGGAGCTTGACCAGCATCTGGATGAAACCTTCGAATATTTCGAGAATACACCGCTTGCTGCGGCTTCGATTGGCCAAGTGCACCGTGCTGTACTGCATGGAGGCAAGCAGGTTGCGGTTAAGATACAGCGTCCCGGTGTCATGCGGACCATGACCCGTGATTTGGAAATTCTTCAGGACCTAAGCGCGCTTGCCGAAAGAAGATTGGACTGGGCGAAGCAATACGGGCTGATCCGGATGGTGGAGGAGTTCTCCCGGGCGCTGCTGGCTGAACTGGACTACGGCCAGGAAGGCCGCAACGCCGAGCGTATTGCCAGCCAGCAGACGGCACATGATAAAGTATATGTTCCGGCAATCTATTGGGACTATAGCTCGGCACGTGTGCTAACGATGGAATATGTGGAGGGCATTACACTCAACCACCGGGATGAGCTTCTGGAGCGGGGCGTCAAGCTAAAAACTGTAGCCCAGCAGCTTGTGGAGATGATGCTGGATCAAATCTTTATCCACGGCTTCTTTCATGCCGATCCCCATCCGGGCAATGTGATGCTGCTGGACAACAACAAGCTGGCGCTGATTGATTTTGGCATGGTCGGGCGGCTCAGTGAGGAGATGAAGGACAGTCTGTCCGCGCTTGTCATCGCGCTGATGCGCAGAAATACCGATTCTATGGTGCGGGCAATTCTGCGGTTGGGAGTAATTCCCGAAGAAGCTGACCGTGCTGCACTTCATGATGATATGGACCGGCTCCGGGAATCCTATTATGATATCCCGTTCCATCAGATCAGCATCGGCAAGGCGCTGAACGATCTGTTCGGCATCGCCCGCAAGCACCGGCTGGTCATTCCGCCGGATCTGGCGATGCTGGGCAAAACGATGCTGACGCTGGAGGGGGTTGTTGCCAACCTTGACCCTTCCTTTAGCATCGTGCAGATGGCCGAGCCCTTCGGCAGGCAGCTGGTGAAGCAGCGTTTCAGCGGCAGCCGTATGCGGCGTAAGCTTATCGGAGGCGTCGCCGATCTGGCGGAAAGTCTGGTCGAGCTTCCCTCTCAGGCCCGGCAGCTGTCGGCGCTAATCAGCAGAGGCAAGCTTAAGGTAGAGGTCGGGCTGCCCGAACTGAAAAATTTAGAGCATAAGTTCAGCCGTGTCGGCAATCGCCTCTCCTTCAGCATTGTACTGCTGGCCTTCAGCATTATTATGGCCGGACTGATTATCGGCTCATCGCTGCGTGGCGAGCCTTCGCTGCTGTGGGATTTTCCAACGGTGGAGATTGGCTCAGTGATTGCGCTGCTGATGATTCTGTGGCTGCTCTTCTCGATTTTTAAATCGGGCCGCTTCTAG
- a CDS encoding DUF3243 domain-containing protein, translated as MSEHNHVVSKDGSVTMNRVNDALDRIEPEQKEVILNNFQEFKSYLSKRIHLAQKIGLSDEQLALAAEKIADYLAAYEEPRNSEEKLLLELWKVGSKEERHRLAHMLVKLVQE; from the coding sequence GTGTCCGAACATAACCATGTGGTAAGCAAGGATGGAAGTGTAACCATGAACCGTGTCAATGACGCGCTGGACCGGATTGAACCTGAGCAGAAAGAGGTTATTCTGAACAATTTTCAGGAGTTTAAAAGCTACTTAAGTAAGCGGATTCATCTTGCCCAAAAAATCGGGCTCAGCGATGAGCAGCTGGCCCTAGCAGCCGAGAAAATCGCTGATTATCTGGCGGCTTATGAAGAGCCCCGCAACAGCGAGGAGAAACTGCTGCTGGAGCTGTGGAAGGTTGGCAGCAAGGAAGAGCGGCATCGTCTGGCGCACATGCTGGTCAAGCTGGTTCAGGAGTAA